The segment TGGACGGACCGGTCTTCACCTGGGCTGAGTTGAAGGAATTGCCAGCCGAATTGTGATCCGATCATTTTGAGTGAAGTTTCTGGAAGGCCTCTGATGAGGCCTTTTTTGTGCCTAAAAATGAGGTTGGGGGAATGATATCGTCGCCGTCAGGTGCTGAAATGGTGTGTGTTTATGTGTGGGGGAGTCGATGTTTTGAACCTGAGAGGATGGATAATGGCGTGCAATTATGTCTTTGATTTTTGATTTATGCGACTCGTGTTTGTTGTTTGCCATCGCATGTTCATCACGGTTGAAGGTATTTTGAGCCTCAGTATTCAATGTTTTTTGATCGGAAGTTTTCAATGGGGGCGCAGGGGAGAGGGTGTCTGCTTAACGATATCGCTTGGGTTTTTCTTTGAAAGAAAAGAGGGTTTGTTCAAGCTGGATAGGGTTTGAAGATTGATGGGCTTGATTTCAGTTGCTGTTGTAGTTCGTTTTGTGAGTATTCTTGACCAAACAAATCGTAAAATGCGGATTGAATACTCGACGGATCGTCGCGATTTGAATGTCTCAAAACGACACTGAATGATAATGATTTGCTTGCGAAAATCGTCAATTCAGTGCATGAAAAGACGATTTTTCACGCAAGAGTCGCAGCATTTTTGTGAATCACGGAATGCTGGAGGTTCTGGCATCATTATTTGCTAGGAGGCAACATGAAACGCTTTGTGACGATGCTTTGTGCGCTGGCCATGTCTGTGGCTCTTTGTGCTCCCGCGATGGCGAAGACCCTGACCGTGGGTACTGACACCAACTTCCCTCCCTTTGAGTTCAAGGATCCTGCCAGTGGCAAGCACACCGGCTTTGATGTTGAATTGTGGGCAGCTCTGGCCAAGGAAATTGGCGCTGAGTATGATCTCCAGCCCATGGACTTCAACGGCATCATCCCCGGCCTGCAGTCCAGCCAGGTTGATGTGGGTATCGCAGGTATCACCATCAAACCCGAGCGTGCCAAGGTCGTTGATTTCTCCGATGGCTACTACAACGCCGGTCTGTTGATCCTTGTCAAGAAGGACAACAACGAGATCACCGACGTTGCCACTCTGAAGGGCAAAGTTGTTTCCACCAAGTTGGGCACCACTTCCGAAGATTTCGTGAAGAAGGAAGCCCATGCCAAGGACGTGAAGTTGTTCCCCAACAACGACGCCATGTTCATGGAACTGATGGCTGGCGGTGCTGACGCCGTTGTCTTTGATTCTCCGGTTATCGCCGACTTCATGCGCAAGGCCGGCAAGGGCCAGGTCAAGGTCGTTGGTCCCCTGTACAAGGGCCAGTCCTACGGCATCGCTTTCCCCAAGGGCAGCCCTCTGGTTGTCAAGGTGAACGCTGCTCTGGCTCAGATGAAGGCCGACGGTCGCTACCGTGACCTGTACGTGAAGTGGTTCGGCACCGAACCCAAGTAGTTTCATCTGCTTGATCATGCACTTATCTCAGGGGCGGCAAATGCCGCCCCTGTCTTGTATCCCTGAAGGTACCTAATGGCGTTTCAATTTGAACCAAGTGTGATTATCGAGACTCTGCCCATGTTGATGCGGGGTCTGAAGTGGACAGTGGGCATCACCCTCGGTG is part of the Desulfovibrio ferrophilus genome and harbors:
- the glnH gene encoding glutamine ABC transporter substrate-binding protein GlnH codes for the protein MKRFVTMLCALAMSVALCAPAMAKTLTVGTDTNFPPFEFKDPASGKHTGFDVELWAALAKEIGAEYDLQPMDFNGIIPGLQSSQVDVGIAGITIKPERAKVVDFSDGYYNAGLLILVKKDNNEITDVATLKGKVVSTKLGTTSEDFVKKEAHAKDVKLFPNNDAMFMELMAGGADAVVFDSPVIADFMRKAGKGQVKVVGPLYKGQSYGIAFPKGSPLVVKVNAALAQMKADGRYRDLYVKWFGTEPK